From one Stigmatopora nigra isolate UIUO_SnigA chromosome 8, RoL_Snig_1.1, whole genome shotgun sequence genomic stretch:
- the LOC144200052 gene encoding uncharacterized protein LOC144200052: MSEMHDNIFTKNLLNLALDDAFLQRPSQLKVSGHGRLNRSASYFSPPSPPASSNLSLSTDHIDDDDDDSGTSLWSSNIWSQTPSLQTKASTLQGRSMSLTESSISLLSSFGHLKNLDTFPSGPVTTVAPPPGFPPASNLPPQVPPMLSPNRYKTELCRGFQETGSCKYGTKCQFAHGEAELRGMFRHPKYKTEPCRTFYNFGYCPYGTRCHFIHEEKISGGPLSPGKFQTQRQLTLNTSNSSNPRHQLRQSVSFAGFLGSSRASPPPSFPTSFTDPNLGFSRAASVSPPPADLMSPVFGDSLTREVATFQFGTHQSRASSGDIHKIPLIVEPKASRCTCGHGNDISALHGNNSRVFAKMVDDNQQDSSDSIPGSSLGGSMKHAGLQRFSSEDSLEDSYSSSSGGSSGSESPTFDVSGTKRLNVFERLSLSD; encoded by the exons ATGTCCGAAATGCATGACAACATTTTTACAAAG AACCTTTTGAACCTGGCCCTAGACGATGCCTTCCTCCAAAGACCCTCCCAGCTAAAAGTGTCAGGACACGGTCGACTGAACCGATCCGCCTCATACTTCTCACCACCCTCCCCGCCTGCCTCATCCAATCTCAGTCTTAGCACAGATCAtatcgatgatgatgatgatgacagcgGCACCTCGCTGTGGTCTTCAAACATCTGGAGCCAGACACCCAGTCTCCAAACTAAAGCATCCACTTTGCAAGGACGCTCCATGAGTCTAACGGAGTCCAGCATCTCTCTACTTTCCTCTTTTGGACACCTCAAGAACTTGGACACATTTCCCTCAGGACCTGTCACAACAGTGGCTCCTCCGCCAGGCTTCCCACCCGCGTCCAACCTGCCTCCCCAGGTTCCACCCATGCTTTCGCCCAACCGTTACAAAACTGAGCTCTGTCGTGGCTTCCAGGAGACGGGCAGCTGTAAATATGGCACCAAGTGCCAGTTTGCCCACGGTGAAGCAGAGTTGCGTGGAATGTTTCGCCACCCCAAATACAAGACAGAGCCATGCAGAACCTTCTACAACTTTGGGTACTGCCCGTATGGCACTCGTTGCCATTTTATTCATGAGGAAAAAATCAGCGGAGGCCCGCTGTCACCTGGCAAATTCCAGACTCAGCGCCAGCTAACTCTTAACACAAGCAACAGTTCGAACCCACGCCACCAACTCCGCCAAAGTGTCAGCTTTGCAGGGTTCCTGGGCTCCTCGCGTGCCTCCCCACCACCGTCGTTCCCAACATCCTTCACTGATCCAAACCTAGGCTTTAGCAGGGCTGCCTCTGTGTCTCCACCTCCAGCAGATCTGATGTCTCCAGTGTTCGGTGACTCGCTCACACGGGAAGTTGCAACATTCCAATTTGGCACCCATCAAAGCCGTGCCAGTTCTGGAGACATACACAAGATTCCTCTCATAGTGGAGCCAAAGGCCTCGCGCTGCACATGCGGCCACGGGAATGACATCTCTGCTTTGCACGGCAACAACAGCCGAGTATTTGCCAAGATGGTGGATGACAACCAGCAGGACAGCAGTGATTCGATTCCAGGCTCCAGCCTCGGCGGATCAATGAAACACGCCGGTTTGCAGCGTTTCTCCTCTGAGGATTCTCTGGAAGATAGCTATAgcagcagcagtggaggttCCAGCGGGTCTGAGTCCCCCACTTTTGACGTATCAGGCACCAAAAGGCTCAATGTATTTGAACGTCTGTCTTTGTCCGACTAG